The nucleotide window CAACGTTACGCGTGTCGACCTCAGCCTGTACACGGTTGAGGTCCAGAGTGTCGAAGGCCCAACCCAACAGTCCGCGTGCAGCCTCCGTGGCGTAACCGTGACCCCACGCAGTGTCCCCGTAGCAGTAGCCCAGAGATGCGCTCCGAAGGTCCGGGTTCCATTGGTGCAGGCTGCACCAACCAATGAAGCCGCCATTAGAGGCGAGGTCGACGGCTAACCGCGCTCCGGTGCCCTCCTCAGCTTTCTGTTGTGAAGCCATGATGAACTTCGTGGCACGCTCTCGGTCGTTCCACGGAGGTGCATCCCAGTAGCGCAGCACTTTGGTATTGGTATGTAGGGCAAAGAGGTCGTCGGCATCGGT belongs to Ferrimicrobium sp. and includes:
- a CDS encoding GNAT family N-acetyltransferase, whose amino-acid sequence is MPLPTPMIQTARLHLRPFVDTDADDLFALHTNTKVLRYWDAPPWNDRERATKFIMASQQKAEEGTGARLAVDLASNGGFIGWCSLHQWNPDLRSASLGYCYGDTAWGHGYATEAARGLLGWAFDTLDLNRVQAEVDTRNVASARVLEKLGFLREGTLREDCIVNGEVSDSWVYGLIRREWRMRSSRLPSTAEFHSCCMLQHPGSSPIRP